In Homo sapiens chromosome 8, GRCh38.p14 Primary Assembly, the genomic window ACCTCAAGAAGTTGGACCTGAGTGGTAACGACCTGTCTGGCAGCCAGCTGGCACCCTTCCAGGGTCTGTTGCAGGCATCAGCAGCCACACTGTTGCATCTGGAGCTGACTGAGTGTCAGCTCGCAGACACCCAGCTGTTGGCCACACTACCCATCCTGACTCAGTGCGCCAGTCTCCGGTACCTTGGCCTCTATGGCAACCCACTGTCCATGGCGGGCCTCAAGGAGCTGCTGCGGGACTCAGTGGCACAGGCTGAGCTGCGTACTGTGGTGCACCCCTTCCCTGTGGACTGCTATGAGGGCTTGCCCTGGCCGCCGCCTGCCTCTGTCCTGCTGGAGGCCTCCATCAATGAGGAGAAGTTTGCCCGCGTAGAAGCTGAGTTGCACCAGCTGCTTCTAGCCTCAGGCCGTGCCCATGTGCTCTGGACCACGGACATCTACGGGCGACTGGCTGCGGACTACTTCAGCCTATGATGAAGTAGCTCTGGGTGAGACACAGGCCGCCCTGCAGTCTCTTTAGGTAGGCAGGGCCTTTGCTGGGACCCCTGGTGGAGGCCTTCACAAAAGCACTGGTTACTGGTTTCCTGCTGGGTCTACCTTGCTTCTGGGCACACCTCAAGCCTCCCCTGCTTTCTGCAGTGCCCCACGCGGTTTTCCCTGCACTTGCTCCATAATTGGCTGATCATCTGTGGGCCCCGGGGCTGGATGTCAGGCCTCCATTGCCCTGCTCAGTTTGGCTGCATTTGGCTGCCGTCTGGGGTCCTGGTCCTTTGTGCAAATGCTTTGGGATTCCAGTTGTGAGCTGAGAGAGATGATGGCCTCTCTGGGCCTTTCCTCTCCCTTTACTGAGAGCTCAGTGCTTCTGGGGTTGAAGTTGGACAGAGGCCTGCTTCAGGGAAGCTGGGAGTCCCCAGGCACTCACGCCTCTTACGTGTTCCCTACCCTGCCACCCAGCCACCCCACTGGGCTGGGCTCGGGCTGGAGGGGGTCATCAAGGTACACATGTGCCTGGAAGTTGAATTtgtggctgtttttttttctgtccacGTTGGTCACCCTTATCCTTATCTCTGCTGTCACCCCCAACATGGCCACCCGGCAACAACTGCCATCCAGCCTGTCGCCCCGCCCTTCGCGGGGCAGCCCCGTCGGCACTGCCGGCCAGTCCTTGCTCTTCCCACCTTTCGGAGGCCCAAGATCCTACTGTGGCCGGCCAGGGCCAGCGAGGGACCCCCCCCATGCAGAGCTGGAGGTTGGGGTGATGTCTTTTCGGAAGAGCTTCAAGGGAGGTGTTGGGGCCTCCCCGGCCACCTTCCATTGCTACCCCAGGATTCCCGAGTGCAACGTTCCCGGCTCGCGCCCCACACACGGCTCAGCGCACACTGCGCGGCTTCCACCTTTACTGACGGAGCATGCGCGAGGCCGCACCGGCCAATCTCCGGCGCCCACGTCATCCGCGCGCCCGCGGCCCTAGCAGTGGATCTCGTAGGCGACCGGCGGGGGCACGCGGAGTCCCGGCCCCGCCCCCTGTTCCGGGCCGCAGTCAGCGGGCGCCTCCGCCGGACCCTCGGCGAAGAGCGGCTTGGAGCGGTTGATGACGAACATCTCGTGGCCGCGCTCGTCGCGGAGCTCCTCTAGCTGTGCGAACGTACAGGGGCCGTCCAAGTAGTCGTTGACGAACAGCGCTCCCTCCCCCGGAGGCCCCCGCGCCTTTTTTCGCCTGCGGCGCCGGCGACAGATCATGGCGACCAGGAGCAGCGCCGTGAGCGCCAGCAGCGCGATGGCCGCCGCAATGGCCGTCTGTGTGGCCACGCCCAGGGCGCGGAAGGCCATGCTGCCCGCCTCGGGCCGGGGCTCGCTGCCGGCGGGGCGGGCGGCCGGAGGCGGCGGTTGCGCGGGCTGCTGCGGCTGCTGCCGGGACGCGTTGACCAGGAGCCGGAAGGGCACGCGGGCAGCGCCGCCGGCGTTGGAGGCCTCGCACTCGTACTTACCGGCGTGCGCCAGCGTGATGTTGCTGAGGAAGAGCATGCCGCTGCCCGTGTCGGATGCCGAGTGTCCGCCCAGGCCCAGCAACCCGCCTTCTAGCTGGGCCTGGGCTCGCGGCCGGCCCTCGCGAGGCTGGGGCACCTTTCTCCAGGTCACCAATGGCTGCGGGTAGCCGGAGGCTTGGCAGGCAACCCGCAGGTCCTCACCCAGGTTGGCTGTGAGCTCCAGCGGCTGCACGTGGACAGAGGGCGGAATGCAGATGAGGCTGCTGTGGGATACGTCCAGGAGACTCTGGAGCGCCAGGCGCGGGGGCTCTGCACACATGATCTTCCTGTCCCTGGAGGTGAGCAGCCGCTGGCCGCCCTCCTTGATCCAGGCACCCAGCCAGTGCAGGGCGCAGTCACAGCGCCATGGGTTCTCTGTGGGAGAGCAGCGTTAGGCAGGTGGCTTGAGGGTGCTGCTAAAACAGCCTGTGCAGTTGGGGTTTTGCAGGCCAGGACAGAGGCCTCTTTCCCACCTCCCACAGCGTTTTCACACGGAGTCCAAGGCCCTGCCACCCCTTCCTTGACCCCAAGCTCCTTGGGGCGGCAGGCCCTTCACCCTCGCCCCCCTCCCCTTTAGCTCTGTGATGCCTGCCTGTTACAGATCACTTCTCCGTCGGTCTCTGAGAAAGCACCTGCTCCTTAAGTCTTCCTGCAACAAGTGCCACTGTTTTTAGGAACCTGGGCGTCCACATAGACATCTCACCAGCACTGAAACCTCACAAGTCCTCTCAGCCTTGCCTTTGGATGCCCTCTCTTGGGAATGTCCCCAGTCCTGGTCAGCTGTCTCTCTCCTTTGCAATTTTGTCTGCCTCCCCTCAGCCTAAAAGTGTGCAGAACCCTCAATTCTGTTAAGTCACCCTGTGGAGTTCCTGTCTTCTGTTTTCCCCAGGCAGGGTGCCTGAGCTGTATTCCCCAGCACACCCA contains:
- the LRRC24 gene encoding leucine-rich repeat-containing protein 24 precursor; translated protein: MALRAPALLPLLLLLLPLRAAGCPAACRCYSATVECGALRLRVVPLGIPPGTQTLFLQDNNIARLEPGALAPLAALRRLYLHNNSLRALEAGAFRAQPRLLELALTSNRLRGLRSGAFVGLAQLRVLYLAGNQLARLLDFTFLHLPRLQELHLQENSIELLEDQALAGLSSLALLDLSRNQLGTISREALQPLASLQVLRLTENPWRCDCALHWLGAWIKEGGQRLLTSRDRKIMCAEPPRLALQSLLDVSHSSLICIPPSVHVQPLELTANLGEDLRVACQASGYPQPLVTWRKVPQPREGRPRAQAQLEGGLLGLGGHSASDTGSGMLFLSNITLAHAGKYECEASNAGGAARVPFRLLVNASRQQPQQPAQPPPPAARPAGSEPRPEAGSMAFRALGVATQTAIAAAIALLALTALLLVAMICRRRRRRKKARGPPGEGALFVNDYLDGPCTFAQLEELRDERGHEMFVINRSKPLFAEGPAEAPADCGPEQGAGPGLRVPPPVAYEIHC